From Methanoculleus thermophilus, the proteins below share one genomic window:
- a CDS encoding acylphosphatase yields the protein MATRVRVRVLVSGRVQGVGFRWAVEDEARTHGVTGWVRNLADGRVEAVFEGYQEQVQQMIDFCRRGPETARVDDVRVIPEAYSGDLTGFSILR from the coding sequence ATGGCAACAAGAGTCCGAGTGCGCGTACTGGTCAGCGGTCGGGTACAGGGTGTCGGGTTTCGATGGGCAGTAGAGGATGAAGCCCGGACCCATGGTGTCACCGGCTGGGTCAGGAACCTTGCTGACGGGCGTGTAGAAGCGGTCTTTGAGGGATACCAGGAGCAAGTGCAGCAAATGATTGATTTCTGCCGTCGTGGTCCTGAAACGGCTCGGGTTGATGATGTGCGCGTCATTCCTGAGGCATACTCGGGGGATCTTACCGGGTTCTCCATACTTCGGTGA